A single region of the Parasphingorhabdus litoris DSM 22379 genome encodes:
- a CDS encoding aminopeptidase P family protein codes for MSTYEARLAALREQMAKDGLDGFVVPICDEHMSEYVGDYAQRLAWLTGFGGSAGSAVVLKDKAAIFVDGRYTIQVRDQVDGNLYEYVGTADQSVIEWLGENAPENSTIGYDAWLHTQDWAKSAKAKIAKQNAKLAAVKTNPIDTVWEDQPEPSLAKLDVQPDEFAGKSAADKRGDIAAWLNKEGLDATVIAALDSVAWAFNIRGQDIANTPVPRGYAIVKSDGNAELFVAPEKLTDEVRVHLGNAVALRDYSEFPDALAEYEGKKLGVDPERSVAAIFEQLEGAGAHIVKKRDPTVLAKAIKNETEVNGHRAAQARDGAALSQFLHWFAQEAPKGGHDELSVAAKLAEFRGQSDKLMDLSFRTISGAGPNGALCHYSVNEETNRKIETGTLYLVDSGGQYRDGTTDVTRTMAVGEPTAEMVKRYTQVLQGHIALATAVFPKGTTGGQLDILARQYLWADGVDYAHGTGHGVGAYLSVHEGPQRIAAFGGFAEPLVAGMICSNEPGYYKDDAFGIRIENLILVEERAVPAAEQDMLGFETLTFAPLDRCLIDVSILSKSQRQWVDDYHAQVLEIVGPQVEGDAHDWLQEQCAPL; via the coding sequence ATGTCGACCTATGAAGCAAGGCTCGCAGCCTTGCGCGAGCAAATGGCAAAAGATGGCCTAGACGGCTTTGTCGTTCCGATTTGTGACGAGCATATGAGCGAATATGTCGGCGATTATGCGCAGCGCCTGGCTTGGCTCACAGGCTTTGGCGGCTCGGCCGGATCTGCCGTTGTGCTGAAAGACAAGGCCGCGATTTTTGTGGATGGTCGCTACACCATCCAGGTCCGGGATCAGGTTGATGGCAATCTCTATGAATATGTTGGCACGGCCGATCAGAGCGTGATCGAATGGCTCGGTGAGAATGCACCTGAAAATTCTACGATAGGTTATGATGCATGGCTGCATACACAAGACTGGGCCAAGTCAGCCAAAGCGAAAATCGCTAAGCAAAATGCCAAATTGGCGGCTGTGAAGACCAATCCCATTGATACAGTGTGGGAAGATCAACCAGAACCGTCACTCGCCAAGCTGGATGTGCAACCGGACGAATTTGCAGGCAAAAGCGCTGCCGACAAGCGCGGTGATATTGCCGCATGGCTCAATAAGGAAGGCCTTGATGCAACGGTGATTGCAGCGCTAGATTCCGTGGCATGGGCCTTTAACATTCGTGGGCAAGATATTGCCAACACCCCGGTTCCGCGCGGTTATGCGATTGTGAAATCGGACGGTAATGCGGAGCTGTTTGTGGCGCCGGAAAAACTGACGGATGAAGTCAGGGTGCATCTCGGTAATGCGGTTGCGCTTCGTGACTACAGCGAATTTCCTGATGCTTTGGCGGAATATGAAGGCAAGAAGCTTGGCGTCGATCCGGAACGGTCGGTGGCCGCGATATTTGAACAGCTGGAAGGCGCTGGCGCACATATTGTTAAAAAGCGCGATCCGACCGTCTTGGCCAAAGCAATCAAAAATGAAACCGAGGTCAATGGCCACAGAGCGGCCCAGGCACGTGACGGTGCGGCGCTGAGCCAATTTCTACACTGGTTTGCACAGGAAGCGCCCAAAGGCGGCCATGACGAACTGTCGGTTGCGGCCAAGCTCGCCGAATTTCGCGGACAATCGGACAAGCTGATGGATCTGTCTTTCCGAACCATTTCAGGTGCCGGACCCAATGGCGCGCTGTGTCACTATAGCGTGAATGAAGAAACCAATCGCAAGATTGAAACCGGTACGCTTTATCTCGTCGATAGCGGCGGACAGTATCGCGATGGCACCACCGATGTCACACGCACTATGGCGGTGGGTGAGCCCACGGCAGAGATGGTCAAGCGTTATACGCAGGTACTGCAAGGCCATATCGCTTTGGCAACGGCGGTCTTCCCCAAAGGCACCACCGGCGGACAGCTTGATATATTGGCGCGACAATATCTGTGGGCCGATGGCGTCGACTATGCCCATGGCACCGGACATGGCGTGGGGGCCTATCTGTCCGTGCATGAAGGACCACAGCGAATTGCCGCTTTCGGCGGATTTGCGGAACCTCTGGTGGCTGGCATGATCTGCTCCAATGAACCCGGCTATTATAAGGATGATGCGTTCGGTATTCGGATTGAAAACCTGATTTTGGTGGAGGAACGCGCTGTGCCCGCGGCGGAGCAGGATATGCTGGGTTTTGAAACCTTAACCTTCGCGCCGCTGGATCGATGCCTGATTGATGTCTCCATTTTGTCCAAAAGCCAACGACAGTGGGTTGACGATTATCATGCACAGGTGCTTGAAATTGTCGGCCCGCAAGTGGAAGGCGACGCCCATGATTGGCTTCAGGAGCAATGCGCGCCGCTATGA
- a CDS encoding NAD(P)H-dependent glycerol-3-phosphate dehydrogenase, which produces MTEKRAKIGVIGAGAWGTALAQVLSEGQKELLLWAREPDVVEQINKKHENQSFLPGHMLRENILATQDMNMLAGCDALLIVTPAQHLRASLQDLPDSRTTLVLCSKGIEEATQQLMSEIVEESRPDNPLAVLSGPTFAHEVAQGLPTALTLACDTEATWEKLYPLIAKSTFRPYFSNDIIGAEIGGAVKNVLAIGCGIVEGAGLGQNARASIISRGFAEMLRYGTARGARAETLSGLCGLGDLVLTCSSISSRNFSLGKGLGEGQSAQALLTDRATVAEGAATAPELQRDARRRGIDMPIVDAVCALLAGETDSQSIVAQLMGRPLVAEQR; this is translated from the coding sequence ATGACCGAAAAACGTGCCAAAATTGGGGTGATCGGTGCCGGTGCCTGGGGCACCGCCCTGGCACAGGTTCTTTCAGAAGGACAAAAGGAACTGCTGCTTTGGGCCCGGGAGCCGGATGTTGTTGAACAGATCAACAAAAAACACGAAAATCAGAGCTTTCTGCCGGGACATATGCTCAGAGAGAATATTCTCGCAACGCAGGATATGAATATGCTTGCGGGATGCGATGCCCTTCTGATTGTGACGCCTGCACAGCATCTTCGTGCAAGTCTGCAGGACCTGCCGGATAGCAGAACCACTTTGGTTCTGTGCAGCAAGGGCATTGAAGAGGCGACACAACAATTGATGAGCGAGATTGTTGAAGAAAGCCGCCCCGACAATCCCTTGGCGGTTCTTTCAGGGCCAACATTCGCCCATGAGGTTGCCCAGGGTCTTCCCACAGCTCTGACATTAGCCTGTGATACCGAGGCAACCTGGGAAAAGCTTTATCCGCTGATCGCGAAATCGACATTTCGCCCCTATTTTTCCAATGACATTATCGGTGCTGAAATTGGCGGTGCGGTAAAAAATGTACTCGCTATCGGCTGCGGCATTGTCGAAGGTGCCGGCCTCGGCCAAAACGCTCGTGCTTCGATCATCAGCCGCGGTTTTGCAGAAATGCTGCGTTATGGCACGGCTAGGGGCGCAAGGGCAGAAACGCTTTCCGGACTATGCGGCCTGGGAGATCTGGTCCTTACCTGTTCTTCCATCAGCTCGCGCAATTTTTCATTGGGCAAGGGGCTGGGTGAAGGTCAATCGGCGCAAGCACTTCTGACCGACAGAGCTACCGTCGCCGAGGGCGCAGCAACCGCACCGGAATTACAGCGCGATGCCAGAAGACGCGGCATCGACATGCCCATAGTTGACGCAGTTTGCGCTTTGCTGGCCGGCGAAACAGATTCCCAGTCGATCGTCGCACAGCTTATGGGGCGCCCCCTGGTTGCCGAGCAGCGCTAG
- a CDS encoding mitofilin family membrane protein: MSRDYEKIASSGGKSNLTRNVLVLMVVAFVGGAILTGWIFSRYNPFDNTDEAAASVTTAQASGAADPATALAKRIDADGTVLPPPPVKPVPTEIPALTPDKERALAVRVADLEDRLSRINVQAQAASGNAARAEGLLIAFAARRALDRGSPLGYIESQLRLRFGDAQPKATTTIINASREPVTLEELATGLDDIGPSLTSGSSGEGFWTDFKREMSELFVIRRDGTPSPVPQQRLIRAKRYVENGNVDAAIAEIEKLPGTNSGNELTNQWMEKARRYNEARRALDVIETAAILEPQQLRTAEGERVDQPSPLAPVTPIPAP, encoded by the coding sequence ATGAGCCGGGACTATGAAAAAATCGCCTCGTCGGGCGGAAAAAGCAATTTGACCCGGAACGTTCTGGTGTTGATGGTGGTTGCCTTCGTTGGCGGCGCTATTCTGACCGGCTGGATATTTTCGCGCTATAATCCTTTTGACAATACGGATGAAGCTGCGGCTAGCGTTACAACAGCGCAAGCATCGGGCGCAGCTGATCCAGCGACGGCTTTGGCCAAACGCATTGACGCCGATGGAACCGTATTGCCGCCTCCGCCCGTAAAACCTGTGCCAACCGAAATTCCAGCGCTTACACCCGACAAGGAGAGAGCACTGGCCGTGCGTGTTGCCGATCTTGAGGACCGGTTATCGCGGATCAATGTCCAGGCGCAAGCGGCCTCAGGCAATGCCGCACGGGCCGAAGGCCTTCTGATCGCCTTTGCCGCTCGGCGCGCTCTCGATCGTGGATCGCCGCTGGGCTATATCGAATCGCAGTTACGACTGCGATTTGGTGATGCCCAACCCAAGGCGACCACTACTATTATCAATGCATCGCGAGAACCAGTGACACTGGAGGAATTAGCGACAGGCTTGGACGATATTGGCCCATCATTGACCAGCGGTTCCAGCGGCGAGGGATTCTGGACTGATTTCAAGCGGGAAATGTCCGAGCTATTCGTGATCCGCAGGGACGGAACGCCATCACCGGTACCGCAGCAGCGGCTCATCCGTGCAAAGCGCTATGTTGAAAATGGGAATGTTGATGCGGCCATTGCCGAGATTGAAAAATTACCGGGCACTAACAGTGGCAATGAACTAACCAATCAATGGATGGAGAAGGCGCGGCGTTATAATGAAGCGCGGCGTGCATTGGATGTCATTGAGACAGCAGCGATATTGGAGCCGCAGCAATTGCGCACGGCCGAAGGAGAAAGAGTTGATCAGCCTTCACCGCTTGCTCCAGTAACGCCGATACCGGCGCCTTGA
- the tsaD gene encoding tRNA (adenosine(37)-N6)-threonylcarbamoyltransferase complex transferase subunit TsaD, translated as MSIILGIESSCDETAAALVTSDREILAHKLAGQEAEHAPFGGVVPEIAARAHAEIITPLIEAALVEAELTLDHVDAIAATAGPGLIGGVMVGLVTGKALAMAADKPLIAVNHLEGHALSPRLANPDLEFPYLLLLASGGHCQILRVEGVGHYRRLATTIDDAAGEAFDKTGKILGLGYPGGPKVEAIAKTGDADAVPLPRPLKGSKDPHFSFAGLKSAVVRAHQSGEHKAEDIAASFQQATVDCLKDRLEKAIGDHGPAPHLVVAGGVAANGPIRAMLEQLAADHGMQFTAPPLWLCTDNAAMIAWAGAERFAAGFTDPLDFVARPRWPLDPDAEKARGAGVKA; from the coding sequence ATGAGTATAATTTTGGGCATTGAATCGAGCTGTGATGAAACAGCCGCCGCATTGGTCACTTCGGACCGGGAGATTTTGGCCCATAAATTGGCGGGCCAGGAAGCGGAACACGCACCTTTTGGTGGCGTGGTCCCCGAGATTGCTGCCCGCGCACATGCCGAAATCATAACACCGCTGATCGAAGCTGCTTTGGTCGAGGCTGAATTAACGCTGGATCATGTGGATGCTATCGCGGCAACTGCTGGTCCAGGCCTGATAGGCGGAGTGATGGTCGGGCTGGTGACTGGCAAGGCGCTTGCGATGGCGGCGGATAAACCGTTAATCGCTGTCAATCATCTTGAGGGCCATGCGCTTTCCCCGCGTCTTGCCAACCCGGATTTGGAATTTCCTTATTTGCTGTTGCTCGCATCTGGCGGACATTGTCAGATATTGCGCGTAGAAGGCGTCGGGCACTATCGGCGGCTGGCCACCACAATTGATGATGCCGCTGGAGAAGCCTTTGATAAGACTGGAAAAATATTGGGTCTTGGCTATCCTGGCGGTCCAAAAGTTGAAGCAATTGCCAAAACGGGCGATGCCGATGCCGTTCCCCTGCCCCGACCGCTTAAAGGATCCAAAGATCCCCATTTTTCTTTTGCCGGACTGAAGAGCGCCGTGGTTCGGGCGCACCAGAGCGGTGAACATAAGGCAGAAGATATTGCCGCTTCCTTTCAACAAGCAACCGTGGATTGTTTGAAAGACCGGTTGGAAAAAGCAATTGGCGATCATGGACCCGCGCCCCATCTCGTGGTTGCTGGCGGCGTGGCAGCCAATGGCCCTATCCGCGCTATGCTGGAACAACTGGCGGCGGACCACGGCATGCAGTTTACCGCGCCGCCCCTTTGGCTATGCACTGATAATGCTGCGATGATCGCTTGGGCAGGTGCAGAACGGTTTGCCGCCGGGTTTACCGATCCGCTCGATTTTGTCGCACGGCCGCGCTGGCCACTTGATCCCGATGCCGAAAAGGCACGCGGGGCCGGTGTGAAAGCATGA
- a CDS encoding S9 family peptidase, with amino-acid sequence MPAYAQSQTEETTKKMEKPPIAEQRPYSYERHGYTISDPYHWLKDQSYPKIDDEDVLDYLKEENKWFEQNMAGQKALTDKLFKEMRARIKEDESTVPQKDGDWIYWTAFDEGAQYRKWYRKPVAGGEDQLILDENELAKDKEFFRLGALTISKDGSLMAYSSDTNGSERYTVRFRCLDDSVDLPDEVCGASGKWGDVSIEGTIGNIVFSADAKSLLYGLVNENWRVDQIFMHRLGTKQSDDVLIYKEPELGFTAGVGLTQSEKFIAISTGDNETSEVRLIPTDNPTGEQILISPRKKGREYSVEEHEGTLYILTNDDHVNFRLATASLDKPGEWETLIAGSDAFYLTDMTAFKDFYVTEGRENGLDQVEIRSYADPNKIERIAFPEASYNAGLDNNPEYEISKLRLSYESMVTPDTVYDYTLTDKALETLKVQEIPSGYDASQYTTERLTIEARDGAMVPVSLVYKNGTKLDGSAPLHLYAYGAYGYAVPPSFSTTRLSLVDRGFVYAIAHIRGGDDLGRNWYLQGKLMQRTNTFNDFVDVAKGLADKGYTSKGRISASGGSAGGELMGAVVNSDPDLWGAIVAHVPFVDVLNTMQDESLPLTPGEWPEWGNPITDKAAFEYIRSYSPYDQVSAQDYPPMLITGGLNDPRVTYWEPAKWAAKLRATKTDDNILLLKTNMGAGHGGKSGRWNRVEETAEEFAFILWQLGVTESEK; translated from the coding sequence ATGCCGGCATATGCACAATCTCAAACAGAAGAGACCACGAAAAAAATGGAAAAACCGCCCATCGCTGAGCAGCGACCCTATAGTTACGAGCGCCATGGTTATACCATCAGCGATCCCTATCACTGGCTCAAGGATCAGAGCTATCCCAAAATCGATGACGAAGATGTGCTCGATTACCTGAAAGAGGAAAATAAGTGGTTCGAACAGAATATGGCCGGGCAAAAAGCGCTGACCGATAAACTGTTCAAGGAAATGCGGGCCCGGATCAAGGAAGACGAAAGCACGGTACCACAAAAGGACGGTGACTGGATTTACTGGACTGCTTTTGACGAAGGGGCGCAATATAGGAAATGGTATCGCAAACCGGTCGCGGGTGGTGAAGACCAGCTCATTCTCGATGAAAACGAACTCGCCAAGGACAAAGAGTTTTTCCGGCTAGGCGCGTTGACCATCAGCAAAGACGGAAGTCTGATGGCTTATAGTTCGGATACGAATGGTTCCGAACGATATACTGTCCGTTTCCGTTGTCTGGACGATTCAGTGGACCTGCCAGATGAAGTCTGTGGTGCGAGTGGCAAGTGGGGCGACGTTTCAATAGAAGGTACTATCGGTAACATCGTTTTCTCGGCGGACGCAAAAAGCCTTCTATATGGTTTGGTCAATGAAAACTGGCGCGTTGACCAGATATTCATGCATCGTCTCGGCACCAAGCAAAGCGACGATGTCTTGATATACAAAGAGCCAGAACTGGGCTTCACGGCGGGCGTTGGCCTGACCCAGTCAGAAAAATTTATAGCGATTTCTACCGGTGACAATGAAACCAGTGAAGTGCGGCTGATCCCCACCGACAATCCAACCGGGGAACAAATTCTCATATCCCCGCGAAAGAAAGGCCGGGAATATTCGGTCGAGGAACATGAGGGAACGCTCTATATTCTCACCAATGATGATCATGTGAATTTCCGGCTGGCGACTGCATCGTTGGACAAGCCTGGTGAATGGGAGACCCTGATCGCCGGATCCGACGCATTTTATCTGACGGACATGACCGCTTTTAAGGATTTCTATGTCACAGAAGGGCGTGAAAATGGTCTCGATCAGGTTGAAATCCGGTCCTATGCTGATCCCAACAAGATAGAACGCATCGCATTTCCCGAGGCCAGCTACAATGCCGGACTGGATAACAATCCGGAATATGAAATCAGCAAGCTCCGGCTAAGCTATGAATCCATGGTCACGCCCGATACGGTCTATGACTACACGCTCACCGACAAGGCGCTGGAAACGCTGAAAGTACAGGAAATTCCGTCCGGCTATGACGCCAGCCAATATACAACGGAACGCCTGACCATAGAGGCACGCGATGGCGCTATGGTTCCCGTATCCCTGGTCTATAAAAATGGCACCAAGCTGGATGGCAGTGCACCGCTGCATCTCTATGCTTATGGCGCCTATGGCTATGCCGTGCCGCCAAGCTTTTCGACCACCCGCCTTTCACTGGTTGATCGCGGATTTGTTTACGCGATCGCCCATATTCGCGGAGGGGATGATCTGGGCCGTAACTGGTATCTGCAGGGCAAGCTGATGCAGCGCACCAATACGTTCAACGATTTTGTCGATGTCGCGAAAGGATTGGCCGACAAAGGCTATACAAGCAAGGGCCGGATCAGCGCTTCTGGCGGGTCTGCCGGCGGCGAACTAATGGGTGCGGTCGTCAACAGTGATCCTGATCTCTGGGGCGCAATTGTTGCCCATGTCCCCTTTGTTGATGTGCTCAACACGATGCAGGATGAAAGCCTGCCGCTCACCCCTGGTGAATGGCCGGAATGGGGCAATCCGATAACCGACAAGGCCGCCTTTGAATATATACGCAGCTATTCGCCCTATGATCAGGTGAGCGCGCAGGATTATCCACCGATGCTGATTACTGGCGGACTCAACGATCCGCGCGTGACCTATTGGGAACCGGCTAAATGGGCGGCCAAGCTGCGCGCAACCAAGACGGATGACAATATCCTGTTGCTCAAAACCAATATGGGAGCGGGCCATGGCGGTAAGTCGGGACGCTGGAACCGGGTTGAGGAGACGGCAGAGGAATTTGCCTTTATTCTCTGGCAATTGGGCGTGACCGAATCTGAGAAATGA
- the hemC gene encoding hydroxymethylbilane synthase: MTSHGDSKTKLKAGVERPLRMGTRQSPLAMIQAEMAAAAILSAHGWRPEQVELVPMVATGDKIQDRALADVGGKALWTKELDRALHDSEIDCAVHSMKDVETLRPDSFVIGAMMERADIHDRLIGAESVIALPPGAIVGTASPRRKAQLLRLRSDLDIRLIRGNVQTRLKKIEDGEYAATLLAGAGLDRLDMTEIGHEISDDIMLPAPAQGAIGIEARTDAKHVRRLLKEISCTRTSRAVTAERMFLKELTADCHSPVAALATVDGLRVHLRAEILLPDGSESVSGTSDFDSGDVKAPARLARKLLGQASADLKAIFGR, from the coding sequence ATGACTAGTCATGGCGATAGCAAAACAAAATTAAAGGCCGGTGTGGAACGACCTTTACGGATGGGTACGCGCCAATCCCCGCTTGCCATGATCCAGGCGGAGATGGCCGCCGCGGCGATATTGTCCGCACATGGCTGGCGCCCGGAGCAGGTAGAACTGGTTCCGATGGTCGCGACAGGAGACAAGATTCAGGATCGAGCGCTTGCGGATGTTGGCGGTAAGGCGCTGTGGACCAAGGAGCTGGACCGGGCTCTGCATGATAGTGAAATTGATTGTGCGGTACACAGTATGAAAGATGTCGAGACGTTGCGTCCCGATAGCTTTGTTATCGGCGCAATGATGGAACGTGCAGATATTCATGACCGATTGATTGGCGCAGAAAGCGTGATTGCTTTGCCGCCAGGTGCGATTGTCGGCACCGCTTCCCCTCGACGGAAAGCACAGTTGCTGCGTCTGCGTAGTGATCTCGACATTCGCCTTATTCGCGGCAATGTTCAAACCCGATTGAAGAAAATCGAAGATGGCGAATATGCCGCGACACTTTTGGCTGGGGCTGGTCTCGATCGTCTGGATATGACAGAGATCGGGCACGAGATATCTGACGACATCATGCTGCCAGCACCCGCCCAAGGCGCGATCGGTATTGAAGCGCGGACGGATGCCAAACATGTGCGTCGCCTGCTGAAGGAAATTTCCTGTACGCGTACATCCCGCGCTGTGACTGCAGAACGAATGTTTCTGAAAGAACTAACCGCTGACTGTCACAGCCCGGTTGCGGCACTTGCTACAGTGGATGGGCTGCGGGTGCATTTGCGGGCGGAAATATTGTTGCCGGATGGTAGCGAGAGTGTCAGCGGTACATCTGATTTTGACAGCGGCGATGTAAAGGCGCCGGCTCGGCTAGCCCGTAAGTTACTCGGCCAGGCCAGTGCAGATCTAAAAGCTATTTTTGGGCGATGA
- a CDS encoding lipopolysaccharide biosynthesis protein, with protein MSGDKAASGTKDQETDTEDLAALAKGGRTNVFGFLLRLAARLPFLFIAGRIYGAEALGRFAYAILVIEFVAQLATLGLKRGLAEQLSRTERPHVHVVWDGLLVSLFASMIGAILLILVPQIMFPNSEINGLDRFLPLVIFTIAGADIALAALAYRYDIASTVRARAIVEPWTISIAAFLFSYYSLRDGLILSYVVSMIAALIASLWPLLKSYGLPWGWRPKPIALAKLARQNMPLAAADAAEWGSRRLDLAILGLFASPAVVGIYYIAQQVASLPQKLKTSFDPILGPVITRNLEAGNMKAIANQVSQVGFWIIAAQAGIALALAIPGEAVMGLVGPNFVGGTGALAFLLAAEAVAATAVVSEAALVYIARHRNLLISLSMLLLQAALSVAFIQICMRMGLPPLFQAAAVAAALMVALGYASVVKAVFLSKLLKAPVNGWRWSLVFAVMAGTAVGYLATYLPEWAELIIGIPMILGSYAWIIWRWGFGPEDRKLFKMNG; from the coding sequence ATGTCTGGTGATAAAGCCGCTTCCGGCACTAAGGATCAGGAGACCGATACAGAGGATCTCGCTGCGCTGGCAAAAGGCGGCCGCACCAATGTTTTTGGTTTTTTGCTGCGCTTGGCCGCACGCCTCCCGTTTCTGTTCATCGCTGGCCGCATATATGGGGCGGAAGCCCTGGGCCGCTTTGCTTATGCGATTTTGGTCATCGAATTCGTCGCGCAGCTTGCCACACTTGGCTTGAAACGCGGCCTTGCGGAGCAGTTAAGCCGGACAGAAAGACCGCATGTCCACGTTGTTTGGGACGGATTATTGGTCAGTCTTTTCGCCTCCATGATTGGGGCAATATTGCTTATCCTGGTTCCGCAGATCATGTTTCCAAACAGCGAAATAAACGGTCTCGACCGGTTTTTGCCGTTGGTGATTTTCACAATTGCCGGTGCGGATATTGCGCTGGCCGCGCTGGCCTATCGCTATGATATTGCATCCACCGTCCGCGCACGCGCAATTGTTGAACCCTGGACCATCAGTATCGCCGCTTTCTTATTCTCTTACTATTCGCTGAGAGATGGCCTGATATTGTCCTATGTCGTATCAATGATTGCGGCGTTGATTGCATCACTATGGCCGCTGCTGAAAAGCTACGGCCTGCCGTGGGGTTGGCGGCCAAAGCCAATAGCGCTCGCCAAACTGGCCCGACAAAATATGCCGCTAGCCGCAGCCGACGCCGCCGAATGGGGATCCCGGCGGCTGGATCTCGCGATCCTTGGCCTGTTCGCCTCCCCTGCTGTGGTGGGTATCTATTATATCGCGCAACAAGTCGCCAGCTTGCCTCAGAAACTCAAAACCAGTTTTGACCCGATTTTGGGACCCGTCATCACCCGCAATTTGGAAGCCGGCAATATGAAGGCCATTGCCAATCAAGTCAGCCAGGTGGGTTTCTGGATTATCGCTGCGCAAGCGGGTATTGCGCTGGCCCTCGCCATTCCTGGTGAAGCCGTCATGGGACTGGTCGGTCCCAATTTCGTCGGCGGCACAGGCGCACTCGCGTTCCTTTTGGCCGCAGAGGCTGTGGCGGCGACCGCCGTGGTTAGTGAAGCAGCGCTGGTCTATATCGCTCGCCATCGCAATTTGCTGATCTCACTTTCCATGCTGTTGCTACAAGCTGCTCTCAGCGTGGCCTTCATCCAAATTTGCATGCGCATGGGATTGCCGCCGCTATTCCAGGCCGCTGCTGTGGCTGCCGCTTTGATGGTCGCACTGGGCTATGCTTCTGTTGTCAAAGCCGTGTTCCTGTCGAAACTGCTCAAGGCACCGGTCAACGGCTGGCGCTGGTCCTTGGTGTTCGCGGTCATGGCGGGGACAGCCGTCGGCTATCTGGCCACTTATTTACCAGAATGGGCCGAATTGATTATCGGAATTCCCATGATATTGGGCAGCTATGCCTGGATTATCTGGCGATGGGGTTTTGGACCGGAAGACCGCAAACTATTCAAAATGAATGGCTGA
- a CDS encoding acyl-CoA thioesterase has product MSEHVLEITAQPEDIDELGHVNNAVWVRWIQDMATAHWSAIAPPEYVERYIWVVSRHEIDYRGNVSAGETVTGRTWISDPPKGARFWRNVSFTGVDGKLKVSAKTNWAIIDQQSGRPVRVPQTLADLFLKPE; this is encoded by the coding sequence ATGAGCGAGCATGTCCTGGAAATAACAGCGCAGCCGGAAGATATTGACGAGCTAGGCCACGTCAATAATGCCGTCTGGGTGCGCTGGATTCAGGATATGGCAACGGCCCATTGGAGCGCGATCGCACCGCCGGAATATGTTGAGCGCTATATCTGGGTCGTGAGTCGCCATGAAATCGACTATCGCGGCAATGTCAGCGCGGGCGAGACCGTTACCGGTCGCACCTGGATATCCGATCCGCCCAAAGGTGCGCGTTTTTGGCGCAATGTCAGTTTTACGGGTGTCGATGGAAAGCTGAAAGTATCGGCCAAGACCAATTGGGCTATTATCGATCAGCAGAGCGGCAGGCCAGTGCGGGTACCACAGACATTAGCGGACTTGTTCCTAAAACCCGAATAG
- a CDS encoding uroporphyrinogen-III synthase, giving the protein MTLSVLVLRPIEGARKTARRAEEIGLTVNIDPLFVIESMDWKAPPASDFDAVMVTSANGVQYAGAELSNYKQLPFLAVGEATAAAARQAGFNVVETGSGGAIDLLQSLPADRYSRILRLTGKDHVKLVPSGREITLCRVYQARALPLGAIAQKALRQGQVVLLYSVRAAKILITEMDRLDLDRSINYVAALSPNIAQAAGSGWKSKQIADQPTDDALLSLAGRLCLP; this is encoded by the coding sequence ATGACGCTTTCAGTTCTAGTTCTGCGACCGATTGAGGGCGCTCGGAAAACAGCACGGCGAGCAGAAGAAATCGGTCTAACAGTCAATATTGACCCGCTATTTGTGATCGAATCCATGGATTGGAAAGCCCCGCCCGCGTCGGATTTTGATGCTGTAATGGTGACCAGTGCCAATGGCGTGCAATATGCAGGGGCAGAACTTTCGAACTATAAGCAATTGCCATTTTTGGCCGTCGGCGAAGCAACGGCGGCTGCGGCTCGGCAAGCGGGCTTCAATGTGGTTGAAACAGGCAGCGGTGGAGCGATTGATCTTTTGCAATCATTGCCCGCTGATCGCTATTCTCGGATATTGCGACTCACCGGCAAAGACCATGTAAAGCTGGTGCCATCAGGGCGGGAAATCACCCTTTGCAGGGTCTATCAAGCACGCGCATTGCCCTTAGGAGCCATAGCCCAAAAGGCACTAAGACAAGGTCAGGTGGTTTTGCTCTATTCAGTTCGCGCGGCAAAAATATTGATCACCGAGATGGATCGACTGGATCTGGATCGGTCGATTAATTATGTCGCCGCATTGTCGCCCAATATTGCGCAAGCCGCGGGAAGCGGCTGGAAAAGCAAGCAGATCGCCGATCAGCCGACGGACGATGCTTTACTGTCTCTGGCAGGGCGACTATGTCTGCCATGA